A portion of the Streptomyces sp. NBC_00376 genome contains these proteins:
- the zwf gene encoding glucose-6-phosphate dehydrogenase, which yields MSGVPGANPLRDPQDRRLPRIAGPSGLVIFGVTGDLSRKKLMPAVYDLANRGLLPPGFSLIGFARREWQDEDFAQEVHDAVKQHARTPFREEVWQQLIQGMRFVQGNFDDDDAFEQLKNTIQELDKAQGTGGNFAFYLSVPPKFFPKVVQQLKKHGLADQKEGSWRRAVIEKPFGHDLKSAQELNQIVHDVFPPNEVFRIDHYLGKETVQNILALRFANTMFEPIWNRSYVDHIQITMAEDIGIGGRAGYYDGIGAARDVIQNHLLQLLALTAMEEPGSFHPKALVAEKLKVLTAVELPEDLGKHTVRAQYEHAWQGGEEVRGYLEEDGIDPKSKTDTYAAIKLTINNRRWAGVPFYLRTGKRLGRRVTEIAVVFKRAPYLPFESGATEELGGNALVIRVQPDEGVTVRFGSKVPGTSMEVRDVTMDFAYGESFTESSPEAYERLILDVLLGDANLFPRHQEVELSWNILDPIEQYWDKHGKPAQYPAGSWGPAEADEMLARDGRSWRRP from the coding sequence TTGTCTGGTGTTCCCGGAGCCAATCCGCTTCGTGACCCCCAGGACCGACGGCTCCCGCGCATCGCGGGGCCGTCGGGTCTGGTGATCTTCGGAGTCACGGGCGATTTGTCCCGTAAAAAGTTGATGCCCGCCGTGTACGACCTGGCCAATCGCGGCCTGTTGCCGCCGGGCTTCTCCCTCATCGGTTTCGCGCGCCGCGAGTGGCAGGACGAGGACTTCGCACAAGAGGTCCACGACGCCGTCAAGCAGCACGCCCGTACGCCGTTCCGCGAGGAGGTCTGGCAGCAGCTCATCCAGGGGATGCGCTTCGTCCAGGGCAACTTCGACGACGACGATGCCTTCGAGCAGCTGAAGAACACGATCCAGGAGCTGGACAAGGCGCAGGGCACGGGAGGCAACTTCGCCTTCTACCTGTCCGTGCCGCCGAAGTTCTTCCCCAAGGTCGTCCAGCAGCTCAAGAAGCACGGCCTCGCGGACCAGAAGGAGGGCTCCTGGCGGCGTGCCGTCATCGAGAAGCCCTTCGGCCACGATCTGAAGAGCGCACAGGAGCTCAACCAGATCGTGCACGACGTCTTCCCGCCCAACGAGGTCTTCCGGATCGACCACTACCTGGGCAAGGAGACGGTCCAGAACATCCTGGCGCTGCGGTTCGCCAACACGATGTTCGAGCCGATCTGGAACCGGTCGTACGTCGACCACATCCAGATCACGATGGCCGAGGACATCGGCATCGGTGGCCGGGCCGGCTACTACGACGGCATCGGCGCCGCCCGTGACGTCATCCAGAACCACCTGCTCCAGCTGCTGGCGCTGACCGCGATGGAGGAGCCCGGCTCCTTCCATCCGAAGGCCCTGGTCGCCGAGAAGCTCAAGGTGCTCACGGCGGTGGAGCTGCCGGAGGACCTGGGCAAGCACACGGTGCGCGCCCAGTACGAGCACGCGTGGCAGGGCGGCGAGGAGGTCCGCGGCTACCTCGAAGAGGACGGCATCGACCCCAAGTCGAAGACCGACACCTACGCCGCGATCAAGCTGACGATCAACAACCGCCGCTGGGCGGGCGTGCCGTTCTACCTCCGTACCGGAAAGCGGCTCGGCCGCCGGGTCACGGAGATCGCGGTCGTCTTCAAGCGGGCCCCGTACCTGCCCTTCGAGTCCGGCGCCACCGAGGAGCTGGGCGGCAACGCCCTGGTCATCCGGGTGCAGCCGGACGAGGGCGTGACCGTGCGGTTCGGCTCCAAGGTGCCCGGCACCTCGATGGAGGTCCGGGACGTCACGATGGACTTCGCGTACGGCGAGTCCTTCACGGAGTCCAGCCCGGAGGCCTACGAGCGGCTCATCCTCGATGTGCTGCTCGGCGACGCCAACCTCTTCCCCCGGCACCAGGAGGTCGAGCTCTCCTGGAACATCCTCGACCCGATCGAGCAGTACTGGGACAAGCACGGCAAGCCCGCCCAGTACCCGGCGGGTTCCTGGGGTCCGGCCGAGGCCGACGAGATGCTCGCACGAGACGGACGGAGCTGGCGCCGGCCATGA
- a CDS encoding ABC transporter ATP-binding protein: MKSESAVQVRGLVKRYGPKTAVDGLDLCVSAGAVTAVLGPNGAGKTTTIETCEGYRRPDAGTVRVLGLDPVADAARLRPRIGVMLQSGGVYSGARADEMLRHMAKLHAHPLDVDTLIERLGLGGCGRTTYRRLSGGQQQRLALAMAVVGRPELVFLDEPTAGLDPQARRSTWELVRELRTDGVSVVLTTHFMDEAEELADDVAVIDAGKVIAQGSPETLCRGGAENTLRFTGRPGLDIGSLLKALPDGSEAAELVPGAYRISGDVNPELLATVTSWCAQHGVMPSGISVERHTLEDVFLELTGKELRA, encoded by the coding sequence ATGAAGAGCGAGTCGGCCGTACAGGTCCGCGGCCTGGTGAAGCGGTACGGCCCCAAGACCGCTGTGGACGGCCTCGACCTGTGTGTGAGCGCAGGCGCCGTCACCGCCGTCCTCGGCCCCAACGGCGCCGGCAAGACCACCACGATCGAGACCTGCGAGGGCTACCGCCGCCCCGACGCCGGCACGGTGCGGGTCCTCGGCCTCGACCCGGTCGCCGATGCCGCGAGGCTCCGCCCCCGGATCGGCGTGATGCTCCAGTCGGGCGGTGTCTACTCCGGAGCGCGCGCCGACGAGATGCTCCGCCACATGGCGAAGCTCCACGCCCACCCGCTGGACGTCGACACCCTGATCGAGCGCCTCGGCCTCGGCGGCTGCGGCCGCACGACCTACCGGCGGCTCTCCGGCGGCCAGCAGCAGCGGCTCGCCCTGGCGATGGCCGTCGTGGGCCGTCCCGAACTGGTCTTCCTCGACGAGCCGACCGCCGGCCTGGACCCGCAGGCCCGCCGCTCCACCTGGGAGCTCGTGCGCGAGCTGCGCACCGACGGCGTGTCCGTGGTCCTCACCACGCACTTCATGGACGAGGCCGAGGAGCTCGCCGACGACGTCGCCGTCATCGACGCGGGCAAGGTCATCGCCCAGGGCAGCCCCGAGACGCTCTGCCGGGGCGGCGCCGAGAACACCCTGCGCTTCACCGGCCGCCCCGGTCTCGACATCGGCTCGCTGCTGAAGGCGCTGCCGGACGGCTCCGAGGCGGCCGAGCTCGTCCCGGGCGCGTACCGCATCTCCGGGGACGTGAACCCGGAGCTGCTGGCCACCGTCACCTCCTGGTGCGCCCAGCACGGAGTGATGCCGTCGGGCATCTCCGTGGAGCGGCACACGCTGGAGGACGTCTTCCTGGAACTGACCGGCAAGGAGCTGCGCGCATGA
- a CDS encoding ABC transporter permease — translation MSAGTYTPRPGASPLGRMIAAQTALETRMLLRNGEQLLLTVIIPTLLLVLFSAVDIVDTGAGESVDFLAPGILALAVMSTAFTGQAIATGFERRYGVLKRLAASPLPRWALMTAKTLAVLVTEVLQVALLTVIAFALGWSPHGNPLSVLLLLVLGTAAFSGLGLLMAGTLKAEATLAAANLVFLLLLVGGGVIVPLDKFPDAVQSVLGLLPIAALSDGLRDVLQHGAAIPWGDLGVLAVWAVLGLGAAAKFFRWE, via the coding sequence ATGAGCGCCGGTACGTACACCCCCCGGCCCGGCGCCTCCCCGCTGGGCCGCATGATCGCCGCGCAGACCGCCCTGGAGACGCGGATGCTGCTGCGCAACGGCGAGCAGCTGCTGCTGACCGTGATCATCCCGACGCTGCTGCTGGTGCTGTTCAGCGCGGTCGACATCGTGGACACCGGCGCGGGCGAGTCCGTCGACTTCCTGGCGCCCGGCATCCTCGCACTCGCCGTGATGTCCACGGCCTTCACGGGCCAGGCCATCGCCACCGGCTTCGAGCGGCGGTACGGGGTGCTCAAGCGGCTCGCGGCCTCGCCGCTGCCGCGCTGGGCGCTGATGACCGCGAAGACCCTCGCGGTGCTGGTCACCGAGGTGCTCCAGGTGGCGCTGCTCACGGTGATCGCGTTCGCGCTCGGCTGGTCGCCGCACGGCAACCCCCTCTCCGTCCTGCTGCTGCTCGTGCTCGGCACGGCGGCCTTCTCCGGGCTCGGGCTGCTGATGGCCGGGACGCTCAAGGCGGAGGCGACGCTCGCCGCGGCCAACCTGGTCTTCCTTCTGCTGCTGGTCGGCGGCGGGGTCATCGTGCCGCTGGACAAGTTCCCGGACGCGGTGCAGTCGGTGCTCGGGCTGCTGCCGATCGCGGCCCTGTCGGACGGTCTGCGGGACGTGCTCCAGCACGGCGCGGCGATTCCCTGGGGCGACCTCGGCGTCCTGGCTGTGTGGGCGGTCCTGGGGCTGGGCGCGGCGGCGAAGTTCTTCCGCTGGGAGTGA
- a CDS encoding COX15/CtaA family protein: MVRVPKLTRAEVAQAARNPLLYIAERWTPSPRTVRRAAMSAVVMAVLIVVTGGAVRLTGSGLGCPTWPKCTDESLTATSEMGFHGAIEFGNRMLTYVLCAAVGWAIIAARSAKPWRRSLTKLGWLQFWVVMGNAVLGGIVVLVGLNPYTVAAHFLLSTALLTVAMVTWQRVGEGDEAPRPLVGKAVSQLTWLLAVAAGLLVAVGTVVTGAGRHAGDSSDVHRIPIDWKMIAQLHADLAWVVVALTVALWFVLKAVDAPTGPLHRARDLFLVLMAQGVIGYVQYFTDTPEILVGLHMLGSCLVWIAVVRVILSLRERPVAVTAVPGPAAEQPEPAAAG, from the coding sequence ATGGTGCGCGTGCCCAAGCTGACCCGAGCCGAAGTCGCTCAAGCCGCGCGGAACCCGCTCCTGTACATCGCCGAGCGATGGACCCCCTCCCCCCGTACGGTCCGCCGTGCGGCCATGTCCGCCGTGGTCATGGCCGTGCTCATCGTGGTGACCGGCGGCGCGGTGCGGCTGACCGGCTCCGGCCTCGGCTGCCCGACCTGGCCCAAGTGCACCGACGAGAGCCTCACGGCCACGAGCGAGATGGGCTTCCACGGCGCCATCGAGTTCGGCAACCGGATGCTGACGTACGTGCTGTGCGCGGCCGTCGGGTGGGCGATCATCGCCGCCCGGTCCGCCAAGCCCTGGCGGCGCAGCCTGACGAAGCTCGGCTGGCTGCAGTTCTGGGTGGTCATGGGCAACGCCGTGCTCGGTGGCATCGTGGTGCTGGTCGGCCTCAACCCGTACACCGTCGCGGCACACTTCCTGCTCTCCACGGCACTGCTCACCGTCGCGATGGTGACCTGGCAGCGGGTCGGCGAGGGCGACGAGGCGCCCCGGCCGCTGGTCGGCAAGGCGGTCTCCCAGCTGACCTGGCTGCTCGCGGTCGCCGCGGGGCTGCTGGTCGCGGTCGGCACCGTGGTCACGGGCGCCGGGCGGCACGCGGGCGACTCCAGCGACGTGCACCGCATCCCGATCGACTGGAAGATGATCGCGCAACTGCACGCCGATCTGGCCTGGGTCGTGGTGGCTCTGACCGTCGCCCTCTGGTTCGTACTGAAGGCCGTGGACGCGCCGACCGGCCCGCTGCACCGCGCCCGTGACCTCTTCCTGGTGCTGATGGCCCAGGGCGTGATCGGGTACGTGCAGTACTTCACCGACACGCCGGAGATCCTGGTCGGTCTGCACATGCTGGGCTCGTGCCTGGTGTGGATCGCGGTCGTGCGGGTGATCCTGTCGCTGCGCGAGCGCCCCGTGGCCGTGACCGCGGTGCCCGGCCCCGCCGCCGAGCAGCCGGAGCCCGCGGCGGCCGGCTGA
- the opcA gene encoding glucose-6-phosphate dehydrogenase assembly protein OpcA — protein MKIDLTETTSSKINQALVSARRAIGTPAIGMVLTLVIVTDEENAYDALKSAGDASREHPSRIIAVIKRVSRSPRSRRDARLDAEVRVGSDAGTGETVVLRLHGELVNHAQSVVLPLLLPDAPVVVWWPEDAPADPAKDPLGALAQRRITDAYSAEHPGQELAIRADSYTPGDTDLAWTRITPWRSMLAASLDQQSAQVVSATVEGESENPSCELLAMWLADRLGVPVERTVSAGPGLTAVRMETKSGTIVLDRPDGSLATLSMQGQPDRAVALKRRDTAELLAEELRRLDPDNTYAATVKFGVEKLGGPAEPKPAEPAADAAPAAAKKTAAKKAASK, from the coding sequence ATGAAGATCGATCTGACGGAGACCACTTCCAGCAAGATCAACCAGGCGCTGGTCTCGGCCCGCCGTGCCATCGGCACGCCGGCCATCGGCATGGTGCTCACCCTGGTCATCGTCACCGACGAGGAGAACGCGTACGACGCGCTCAAGTCGGCCGGTGACGCCTCGCGCGAGCACCCCTCGCGGATCATCGCGGTGATCAAGCGGGTCAGCCGCTCGCCGCGCAGCCGCCGGGACGCCCGGCTCGACGCCGAGGTGCGGGTCGGTTCCGACGCGGGCACCGGCGAGACGGTCGTGCTGCGTCTCCACGGCGAGCTGGTCAACCACGCCCAGTCGGTGGTGCTGCCGCTGCTGCTGCCGGACGCCCCGGTCGTGGTCTGGTGGCCCGAGGACGCACCCGCCGACCCGGCGAAGGACCCGCTGGGCGCGCTCGCCCAGCGCCGGATCACGGACGCGTACTCGGCGGAGCACCCTGGCCAGGAGCTGGCGATCCGCGCCGACTCGTACACCCCGGGCGACACCGATCTGGCGTGGACCCGCATCACGCCGTGGCGCTCGATGCTGGCGGCCTCGCTCGACCAGCAGTCCGCCCAGGTCGTCTCGGCGACGGTCGAGGGCGAGTCGGAGAACCCGAGCTGCGAGCTGCTCGCCATGTGGCTCGCGGACCGGCTCGGGGTCCCGGTGGAGCGCACCGTCTCCGCCGGTCCCGGTCTGACGGCCGTGCGGATGGAGACCAAGAGCGGCACCATCGTCCTGGACCGTCCCGACGGTTCGCTGGCCACGCTCTCGATGCAGGGCCAGCCGGACCGCGCGGTGGCGCTCAAGCGGCGGGACACCGCCGAGCTGCTCGCCGAGGAGCTGCGCCGTCTGGACCCGGACAACACGTACGCGGCGACGGTGAAGTTCGGCGTGGAGAAGCTCGGCGGACCGGCGGAGCCGAAGCCGGCCGAGCCCGCGGCGGACGCCGCCCCGGCCGCCGCGAAGAAGACCGCGGCCAAGAAGGCGGCGTCGAAGTGA
- the tkt gene encoding transketolase: MSTKPTTTDLQWTELDQRAVDTVRVLAADAVQKVGNGHPGTAMSLAPAAYTLFQKVMRHDPADADWAGRDRFVLSAGHTSLTLYIQLYLAGYGLELDDLKAFRTWGSKTPGHPEYGHTTGVETTTGPLGQGVANAVGMAMAARYERGLFDPDAAPGTSPFDHMVWAVAGDGCLQEGISAEASSLAGHQKLGNLVLLWDDNHISIEGDTETAVSEDTLKRYEAYGWHVQRVDQLPNGDLDPAGLYAALQAAKAETGRPSFIAARSIIAWPAPHAQNTEASHGSALGADEVAATKRVLGFDPEKTFEVADEVIAHTREALDRGREAKGEWEKSFAAWRTANPERAAEFDRISAGELPAGWEDKLPVFEPGKGVATRAASGKVLQALGEIIPELWGGSADLAGSNNTTIDKTSSFLPVGNPLPGADPYGRTIHFGIREHAMAAAMNGIALHGNTRIYGGTFLVFSDYMRNAVRLSALMHLPVTYVWTHDSIGLGEDGPTHQPVEHLASLRAIPGLNIVRPADANETSIAWREILRRYTKVFGKGAPHGLALTRQGVPTYEANEDAAKGGYVLFEADGGEPQVLLIGTGSEVHLAVEAREELQAAGIPTRVVSMPSVEWFEEQDQAYKDSVLPPSVKARVAVEAGIGLTWYRYVGDAGRIVSLEHFGASADAKVLFREFGFTGEHVAAAARESLAAATR; encoded by the coding sequence GTGAGCACCAAGCCGACCACCACAGATCTCCAGTGGACCGAATTGGACCAGCGGGCCGTGGACACTGTCCGTGTCCTTGCAGCGGACGCCGTACAGAAGGTCGGAAACGGCCACCCTGGTACGGCCATGAGCCTCGCTCCCGCCGCGTACACCCTCTTCCAGAAGGTGATGCGCCACGACCCCGCCGACGCGGACTGGGCCGGACGCGACCGGTTCGTTCTGTCGGCCGGTCACACCAGCCTGACCCTCTACATCCAGCTCTACCTGGCCGGGTACGGCCTGGAGCTCGATGACCTCAAGGCCTTCCGTACCTGGGGCTCGAAGACCCCCGGTCACCCGGAGTACGGCCACACCACCGGCGTCGAGACGACCACGGGCCCGCTGGGCCAGGGTGTCGCCAACGCGGTGGGCATGGCGATGGCCGCCCGCTACGAGCGCGGCCTGTTCGACCCGGACGCGGCCCCCGGCACCTCCCCCTTCGACCACATGGTCTGGGCCGTCGCCGGTGACGGCTGCCTCCAGGAGGGCATCTCCGCCGAGGCGTCCTCGCTGGCCGGGCACCAGAAGCTCGGCAACCTGGTCCTGCTGTGGGACGACAACCACATCTCCATCGAGGGCGACACGGAGACCGCGGTCTCCGAGGACACCCTGAAGCGGTACGAGGCGTACGGCTGGCACGTCCAGCGCGTCGACCAGCTGCCCAACGGCGACCTGGACCCGGCGGGTCTGTACGCGGCGCTCCAGGCGGCCAAGGCCGAGACCGGGCGCCCGTCGTTCATCGCGGCCCGCTCGATCATCGCCTGGCCCGCTCCGCACGCCCAGAACACCGAGGCCTCGCACGGCTCGGCGCTCGGCGCCGATGAGGTCGCGGCGACCAAGCGGGTCCTCGGCTTCGACCCGGAGAAGACCTTCGAGGTCGCCGACGAGGTCATCGCCCACACTCGTGAGGCGCTGGACCGCGGCCGCGAGGCCAAGGGCGAGTGGGAGAAGAGCTTCGCCGCGTGGCGCACCGCCAACCCGGAGCGCGCCGCCGAGTTCGACCGGATCTCCGCCGGCGAACTGCCCGCGGGCTGGGAGGACAAGCTCCCGGTCTTCGAGCCGGGCAAGGGTGTCGCCACCCGCGCCGCCTCCGGCAAGGTGCTCCAGGCACTCGGCGAGATCATCCCCGAGCTGTGGGGCGGCTCCGCCGACCTCGCGGGCTCGAACAACACCACGATCGACAAGACGTCGTCGTTCCTCCCGGTGGGCAACCCGCTGCCGGGCGCGGACCCGTACGGCCGCACGATCCACTTCGGCATCCGCGAGCACGCCATGGCCGCCGCCATGAACGGCATCGCGCTGCACGGCAACACCCGTATCTACGGCGGCACCTTCCTGGTGTTCTCCGACTACATGCGCAACGCCGTGCGCCTGTCCGCGCTGATGCACCTGCCGGTGACGTACGTGTGGACGCACGACTCGATCGGTCTCGGCGAGGACGGCCCGACCCACCAGCCGGTGGAGCACCTGGCCTCGCTGCGCGCCATCCCGGGCCTGAACATCGTCCGCCCGGCCGACGCCAACGAGACCTCCATCGCCTGGCGCGAGATCCTGCGCCGCTACACCAAGGTGTTCGGCAAGGGCGCCCCGCACGGCCTGGCGCTGACCCGCCAGGGCGTTCCGACGTACGAGGCGAACGAGGACGCGGCCAAGGGCGGTTACGTGCTCTTCGAGGCCGACGGTGGCGAGCCGCAGGTGCTGCTGATCGGCACCGGCTCCGAGGTGCACCTCGCGGTCGAGGCGCGCGAGGAGCTCCAGGCGGCCGGCATTCCGACCCGGGTGGTCTCGATGCCCTCGGTCGAGTGGTTCGAGGAGCAGGACCAGGCGTACAAGGACAGCGTTCTGCCGCCGTCCGTGAAGGCGCGCGTCGCGGTCGAGGCCGGCATCGGTCTGACCTGGTACCGCTATGTCGGTGACGCCGGCCGGATCGTGTCGCTGGAGCACTTCGGTGCCTCGGCCGACGCCAAGGTCCTCTTCCGCGAGTTCGGTTTCACCGGCGAGCACGTCGCCGCCGCCGCGCGGGAATCTCTCGCCGCAGCCACGCGCTGA
- the tal gene encoding transaldolase, with product MTDALKRLSDEGVAIWLDDLSRKRITSGNLAELIDQQHVVGVTTNPSIFQKAISSGDGYEQQLTDLATRKVTVDEAIRMITTADVRDAADILRPVFDATDGQDGRVSIEVDPRLAHHTAATVAEAKQLAWLVDRPNTLIKIPATKAGLPAITEVIGKGISVNVTLIFSLERYREVMDAYLAGLEKAKAAGLDLSLIHSVASFFVSRVDTEIDKRLDTVGTGEAKALKGKAALANARLAYQAYEEVFSSERWAALDKAQANKQRPLWASTGVKDPAYKDTLYVVDLVAPGTVNTMPEATLDATADHGEVTGNTIAGTYEQARAELDAVAKLGISYDDVVQLLEDEGVEKFEASWIDLLNSTEAELKRLAPSEG from the coding sequence ATGACAGACGCACTCAAGCGCCTCTCCGACGAGGGCGTGGCGATCTGGCTCGATGACCTGTCGCGCAAGCGGATCACCTCCGGCAATCTCGCCGAGCTGATCGACCAGCAGCACGTCGTGGGCGTCACCACCAACCCGTCGATCTTCCAGAAGGCGATCTCCTCGGGCGACGGGTACGAGCAGCAGCTCACCGACCTCGCCACCCGCAAGGTCACCGTCGACGAGGCCATCCGCATGATCACCACGGCCGACGTGCGGGACGCGGCGGACATCCTGCGCCCGGTCTTCGACGCCACGGACGGCCAGGACGGCCGGGTCTCCATCGAGGTCGACCCGCGTCTGGCCCACCACACCGCGGCCACCGTCGCCGAGGCCAAGCAGCTGGCCTGGCTGGTGGACCGGCCCAACACGCTCATCAAGATCCCGGCGACGAAGGCCGGTCTCCCGGCGATCACCGAGGTCATCGGCAAGGGCATCAGCGTCAACGTCACGCTGATCTTCTCGCTGGAGCGCTACCGCGAGGTCATGGACGCCTACCTGGCGGGCCTGGAGAAGGCGAAGGCCGCGGGCCTGGACCTCTCCCTGATCCACTCGGTGGCCTCCTTCTTCGTGTCCCGCGTGGACACCGAGATCGACAAGCGCCTGGACACCGTCGGCACCGGCGAGGCCAAGGCCCTCAAGGGCAAGGCGGCGCTCGCCAACGCCCGGCTCGCCTACCAGGCGTACGAAGAGGTCTTCTCCTCGGAGCGCTGGGCCGCCCTGGACAAGGCGCAGGCCAACAAGCAGCGTCCGCTGTGGGCCTCGACCGGCGTCAAGGACCCCGCGTACAAGGACACCCTGTACGTCGTCGACCTGGTGGCCCCCGGCACGGTGAACACCATGCCCGAGGCCACCCTGGACGCCACGGCGGACCACGGGGAGGTCACCGGCAACACCATCGCCGGCACCTACGAGCAGGCCCGCGCCGAGCTCGACGCCGTGGCGAAGCTCGGGATCTCCTACGACGACGTCGTCCAGCTCCTTGAGGACGAGGGCGTCGAGAAGTTCGAGGCGTCCTGGATCGACCTGCTCAACTCGACCGAGGCGGAGCTCAAGCGCCTCGCCCCTTCGGAGGGCTGA
- the pgl gene encoding 6-phosphogluconolactonase, translating into MSAPQLVVHRDKELMALAAAARLITKIVDAQTARGHASVVLTGGRNGNGLLAALAAAPARDAIDWSRLDLWWGDERFLPEGDPERNVTQAREALLDSVELDPSRVHAMPASDGPWGNDADAAAAAYAGELAAAAGPEDHGPVPTFDVLMLGVGPDTHVASLFPELPAVRETERTVVGVHGAPKPPPTRISLTLPAIRAAREVWLLAAGEDKAEAAEIALSGAGEIQAPAAGAYGRSRTLWLLDAAAASRLPRALYPPASP; encoded by the coding sequence GTGAGTGCTCCTCAACTTGTCGTGCACCGCGACAAGGAGCTGATGGCGCTGGCCGCCGCGGCCCGGCTGATCACGAAGATCGTGGACGCCCAGACCGCACGCGGCCACGCCTCGGTGGTCCTCACCGGCGGGCGCAACGGCAACGGCCTGCTGGCCGCGCTCGCCGCCGCGCCCGCCCGGGACGCGATCGACTGGTCGCGGCTCGATCTGTGGTGGGGCGACGAGCGGTTCCTGCCCGAGGGCGACCCGGAGCGCAATGTCACGCAGGCCCGCGAGGCCCTGCTGGACTCGGTGGAGCTGGACCCGTCCCGGGTGCACGCGATGCCCGCTTCGGACGGCCCCTGGGGCAACGACGCCGACGCGGCGGCGGCCGCGTACGCCGGTGAACTGGCCGCGGCAGCCGGCCCGGAGGACCACGGTCCGGTGCCGACGTTCGATGTGCTGATGCTGGGCGTCGGCCCGGACACGCATGTCGCGTCGCTCTTCCCGGAGCTGCCCGCGGTACGGGAGACCGAGCGCACCGTCGTCGGTGTGCACGGCGCCCCCAAGCCGCCGCCCACCCGCATCTCGCTCACGCTGCCCGCGATCCGGGCGGCGCGCGAGGTGTGGCTGCTCGCCGCCGGCGAGGACAAGGCGGAGGCCGCGGAGATCGCGCTGTCGGGTGCCGGGGAGATCCAGGCCCCGGCGGCCGGTGCGTACGGGCGCAGCCGCACGCTGTGGCTGCTGGACGCGGCGGCGGCCTCCCGGCTGCCGCGCGCGCTGTATCCGCCCGCCTCGCCCTGA
- a CDS encoding VOC family protein, which produces MVRIGTMVMGASDVRRAAAFWKAALGYVEREPATDDDWVVLVPAEGPGVGLALDLSGTPVQEVPRVHLDLYTEEQDAEVDRLIALGAMRVDWDLYPDDPDFVVLADPEGNRFCVIDTTHG; this is translated from the coding sequence ATGGTGCGTATCGGGACCATGGTGATGGGCGCGTCGGACGTACGGCGTGCGGCGGCGTTCTGGAAGGCGGCGCTCGGCTACGTGGAGCGTGAGCCGGCGACGGACGACGACTGGGTGGTGCTGGTCCCGGCCGAGGGGCCCGGCGTCGGCCTGGCTCTGGACCTCAGCGGTACGCCCGTGCAGGAGGTCCCCCGGGTCCACCTCGATCTCTACACCGAGGAGCAGGACGCCGAGGTGGACCGGCTGATCGCGCTCGGCGCGATGCGGGTGGACTGGGATCTGTACCCGGACGACCCGGACTTCGTCGTACTGGCGGACCCCGAGGGCAACAGATTCTGCGTCATCGACACCACGCACGGCTGA
- a CDS encoding heme o synthase, translating into MCVTAVESRPAGVALTPSPGGHRPFGARVKAFVALTKPRIIELLLITTVPVMFLAAQGVPDLWLVLATTVGGYLSAGGANALNMYIDRDIDALMDRTSQRPLVTGMVSPRECLAFGFALAAISTVWFGLLVNWLSAALSLGALLFYVVVYTMLLKRRTSQNIVWGGIAGCMPVLIGWSAVTNSMSWAAVILFAVIFFWTPPHYWPLSMKVKDDYARVGVPMLPVIASNRVVARQIVIYSWVMVAVSLLLTPLGYTGWFYTAVALLTGGFWLWEAHGLQNRAKAGVTGAKLKEMRLFHWSITYVSLLFVAVAVDPFLR; encoded by the coding sequence GTGTGCGTGACGGCCGTCGAGTCCCGACCCGCAGGGGTCGCCTTGACTCCCAGCCCAGGGGGCCATCGCCCGTTCGGGGCCCGTGTCAAGGCATTCGTGGCGCTGACCAAGCCGCGGATCATCGAGCTGTTGCTGATCACCACTGTTCCGGTGATGTTCCTCGCCGCTCAGGGCGTGCCCGACCTGTGGCTCGTGCTCGCCACCACCGTCGGCGGATATCTCTCCGCGGGTGGTGCCAACGCGCTGAACATGTACATCGACCGCGACATCGACGCGCTGATGGACCGTACGTCGCAGCGCCCGCTGGTCACCGGCATGGTGAGCCCGCGTGAGTGCCTGGCCTTCGGCTTCGCGCTCGCCGCGATCTCGACGGTCTGGTTCGGCCTGCTGGTCAACTGGCTGTCGGCGGCGCTGTCGCTCGGCGCGCTGCTGTTCTACGTCGTCGTCTACACGATGCTGCTCAAGCGCCGAACCTCGCAGAACATCGTCTGGGGCGGCATCGCGGGCTGCATGCCGGTCCTCATCGGCTGGTCGGCCGTGACGAACTCCATGTCGTGGGCGGCCGTCATCCTCTTCGCCGTCATCTTCTTCTGGACGCCGCCGCACTACTGGCCGCTCTCCATGAAGGTGAAGGACGACTACGCCCGGGTCGGCGTGCCGATGCTCCCGGTCATCGCGTCCAACCGGGTGGTGGCCCGCCAGATCGTCATCTACAGCTGGGTGATGGTGGCCGTCTCGCTGCTGCTGACCCCGCTGGGCTACACCGGCTGGTTCTACACGGCGGTGGCGCTGCTGACCGGCGGGTTCTGGCTCTGGGAGGCGCACGGCCTGCAGAACCGGGCCAAGGCCGGTGTGACCGGGGCCAAGCTCAAGGAGATGCGGCTGTTCCACTGGTCCATCACCTATGTCTCCCTGCTCTTCGTCGCCGTGGCGGTCGACCCCTTCCTGAGGTAG